The DNA sequence CTTCGGGCCAGGTACCATCCTGGGCGGAAGCGAGATTGGCTTTGTGCGAGCCGGGCACGAGGCAGGTGCCGCCCTGGCCCTTTTTCACTTCGTTCAATTCCCAGACAATGCGCGTCATTGCGCTGTAGATGCGACCGTTGTGGAAGCGAAAGGAAAACGAAGGATGGAGGTTTGTGCCCCCCACGTGCGGCCGCCACTCGTTGCCGGTTTTCTCAGCAGATCGGCCGGATATGAATACGCTTTCCAATCGGATGCGCTCCCGATCCGGATCTATGACTTCCTGGAGAATGCCCATGACCCGCGGGTGATCAATTAAAAATTCAGTGGGACCAGAAATGGGTGAACGATAGTGTTCGGGGAGGCTTTCGGGCGTTTTCATATACGTTTCGACGTGGTCGCGTGCGATCGCGATTTCTTCGTCGGTGAGCACACTG is a window from the Gemmatimonadota bacterium genome containing:
- a CDS encoding phytanoyl-CoA dioxygenase family protein; translation: MSEKTAREHLPMSDYEKFLFDLKGFLVIPSVLTDEEIAIARDHVETYMKTPESLPEHYRSPISGPTEFLIDHPRVMGILQEVIDPDRERIRLESVFISGRSAEKTGNEWRPHVGGTNLHPSFSFRFHNGRIYSAMTRIVWELNEVKKGQGGTCLVPGSHKANLASAQDGTWPEEADDPNSGVWETYGCPPGSLVVFSEGVRHTGSTWTNPDNPRRAILIAYNHVTVRFHEPKPCMNPVVINGLEENRQSFFRDVWILANKRRG